A stretch of DNA from Rothia mucilaginosa:
AACTGCCCCTTCTGCGCAACCGGTCAGCAGGGTTTGACCCGTAACCTTTCTACTGCAGAAATTGTGGAGCAGGTCGTAGCTGGTGCCCGCTACCTGAAGCAGATGAAGGGCCTGGAAGAAGCAGAAGGTGGCTCTGAGGATACTCGTCCGCTGCGTGTTTCCAACATTGTCTTCATGGGTATGGGCGAGGCGCTCGCTAACTACAAGGCAACCATGGGTGCTGTGCACCGTCTGATTGATCCTTCCCCCGAGGGCCTGGGTATTTCTGCTCGTGGCCTGACCATGTCAACCGTGGGCCTGGTGCCGGGTATTCGCAAGTTTGAGATGGAGAAGCTGCCCATTACTTTGGCTCTGTCTCTGCACGCTCCGGATGATGAACTGCGTGATGAACTGATTCCGATTAACCAGCGTTGGAAGGTTGATGAGACCCTGGACGCTGCGTACGACTACTACCGTACGACCGGCCGTCGCGTCTCCATCGAGTATGCGCTGATTCGCGATATTAACGATCAGGGCTGGCGTGCGGATCTGCTCGGTAAGAAGCTGGCGCAGCGCGGCCGTGGTTGGGTGCACGTGAACCCGATTCCGCTGAACCCGACCCCGGGTTCGAAGTGGACGGCATCCCGTAAGGGCGTTGAACAGAACTTTGTGGAGCGTCTGCGTGCTCACGGTATTCCGACGACTATTCGTGATACTCGCGGTTCCGATATTGATGGAGCATGCGGTCAGCTTGCCGCTAAGGAAGACTAAGCGGCTGAGCTTTGGTCGATAAACGGTGCCCCTTTCCTGCGGAAGGAAGTCCTTAAGACTTCCTGGAGCGTGGGGGAGGGGCTTCTTCCTTTTAAACCTTAAGTGCCTGATGTCATAAAAATCACGGTTGTTTTTCCACGGTCTTTGCCGTAGAGTTAACAGTTGGTTGTTTGTGCCAGTGTTAAGTGCGCCTTAAAACGCCCTAGCACCTCACCACGGTGAGCTCACAAACAGAAGATACATTTGCCCGCCGCACCTGCGACGGGCACCGACGTTAGCGGAGGATATGGCTAAGAAAGACGGCGTCATCGAGATTGAAGGCTCTGTGGTTGAAGCTCTGCCCAACGCGATGTTCCGTGTTGAGCTGGATAACGGCCACAAGGTTCTCGCACACATCTCGGGCAAGATGCGTCAGCACTACATTCGCATCCTGCCTGAGGACCGAGTAGTAGTGGAACTGAGCCCCTACGACCTTTCCCGAGGTCGTATCGTCTACCGTTACAAGTAAACCCGAGATAAACGTCGCCCCTGGCGGCGTTTAAATCGTGTTCAAAGGGATAACGCAGTTCCCCAACGTAAGTGAGGGAACCTCTTATCTCGCCAGTAATCAAGTTGCAATCAAAAGGAATGCGATGAAGGTCAAGCCGAGCGTTAAGCCGATCTGCGATAAGTGCAAGGTGATCCGCCGTCACGGTGTGGTCATGGTGATCTGCGAAAACCCGCGCCACAAGCAGCGCCAGGGCTAATCCCTAGCAGCTGACTTCATAGCCGCCCTGTAAGAGGGCGGAATTGTCATAGGCACCGCTCCGAAGCAACGCCAACGAGGCGCCTTCGGATACCTCCGGACTCAGAGGCCGGGGACCGGGTCAGAACAACCCGGGCAGTGATGCTATAGACCTCTGGAAAACAACAAGGAGAAGCCAGTATGGCACGTCTCGCTGGAGTTGATATTCCCCGCGAAAAGCGCGTGGAAGTTGCTCTCACTTACATCTACGGCGTGGGCAAGACCCGTGCACACGAAACCCTCGCTGCTACCGGCGTCAACCCTGACACCCGCGTCAAGGACCTGACCGACCAGGAGCTCGTGGCACTTCGTGACTTCATCGAAGGCAACTACAAGGTTGAAGGTGATCTTCGCCGCGAGGTTGCAGCTGACATCCGCCGTAAGGTTGAAATCGGTTCCTACCAGGGCCTGCGCCACCGCCGCGGCCTGCCGGTTCACGGTCAGCGCACCAAGACTAACGCACGTACCCGCAAGGGCCCGAAGCGTACCGTCGCAGGTAAGAAGAAGTAAGCAACGTTGCTCTGTTGGATATCTCTATCCGACCAACGTATTAGAAAACCTTTGTAGGAGAATCAAAAATGCCTCCCAAGACTCGCGCTGCGGCAGCTCGTAAGACCAACCGCCGCAAGGTTAGCAAGAACATCGTTGCTGGTCAGGCTCACATCAAGTCGACCTTCAACAACACCATCGTCTCCATCACCGATCCCACCGGTGCAGTGATCTCCTGGTCCTCCGCTGGCGACATGGGCTTCAAGGGCTCCCGTAAGTCCACCCCCTACGCCGCACAGCTGGCTGCTGAGGCTGCTGCAAACCGCGCCAAGGAGCACGGCGTCCGCAAGGTTGACGTGTTCGTCAAGGGCCCCGGTTCCGGTCGCGAAACCGCAATCCGCTCCCTGCAGGCTGCAGGCCTCGAGGTCGGTTCGATCCAGGACGTTACCCCCGTTGCACACAACGGTTGCCGTCCCCCGAAGCGCCGCCGCGTCTAATTAGGTTCCTGACCTAATCCCTCGACGGGTACGCTCCACGGAGTTGTGCCCGGAGAGTACAGACACCCGTCTGCTTCCTAAGATATGTTTTCCCCAACCTGTGGGCTCATATAGCGGAGCTCACCGAAAGGAAACAAAGTGCTTATTGCACAGCGCCCCACTCTGACTGAAGAGGTCGTAGCGCCCAACCGCTCGCGCTTCACCATCGAGCCTCTGGAGCCCGGTTTCGGCTACACCATGGGTAACTCCCTCCGCCGTACTCTGCTGTCCTCCATCCCCGGCGCCGCTGTTACTAGCGTCCGCATTGATGGTGTGCTGCACGAGTTCAGCACCGTTCCCGGCGTGACCGAGGACGTCACTGAGATCATCTTGAACATCAAGAAGCTCTCCATCTCTTCTGAGAACGACGAGCCCGTCGTGGCCTACCTGCGCAAGCAGGGCGAAGGTGAACTGACCGCAGGCGACATCGAGGTTCCCGCTGGCGTGGAGATCCACAACCCGGAACTGCACCTGGCAACCCTGAACGCCTCGGCAAACTTCAACGCTGAGCTGGTTATCGAGCGCGGTCGCGGCTACGTGACTGCAGCTCAGAACAAGGTCGGCGATGGCGAGATTGGCCGTATCCCGGTTGACTCCATCTACTCCCCGGTTCTGAAGGTTACCTTCAGCGTGAACGCGACCCGTGTTGAGCAGCGCACCGACTTCGACAGCCTGACCCTGGACGTCGAAACCAAGGAAGCCATCGCACCGCGTGACGCCGTTGCTTCTGCAGGCAGCACCCTGGTCGAGCTCTTCGGCCTGGCACGTGAGCTGAACATTGCAGCTGAGGGTATTGAAGTTGGCCCGTCGCCCGCCGACGAGTCCATGGCCGCTGATCTGGCACTGCCGATCGAGGACCTGAACATGTCCGTCCGCTCCTACAACTGCCTCAAGCGCGAGGGTATCCACACCGTGGGTGAGCTCGTGACCCGCAGTGAAGCTGACCTGATGGACATCCGTAACTTCGGTGCTAAGTCCATTGACGAGGTCAAGGCAAAGCTCATCGAGCTCGGCCTGGCCCTGAAGGACTCCCCTCCCGGTTTCGAGCCTGCTGCACGCCCGCTTGATGACGAAGACGGTTCCGGCGAATAATTTCGACCGAATAGTTCACCCGGTTCCACCGGGATCAGTCAAACTTGATTCCCTAAGAGGCTCCGCTGCTGGGGCGTTAGGGAACGCAACTATGGAGATTTAACTATGCCTACTCCCACTAAGGGTCCCCGCCTCGGCGGTTCCCCGACCCACGAGCGCCACATGCTCAACAACCTGTCGGCGCAGCTGTTCCAGCACAAGCGCATCACCACCACCCTGACCAAGGCAAAGCGCCTGCGTCCGGTGGCAGAGCGCTTCATCACCTTCGGTAAGAAGGGCGACCTGGCTGCTCGCCGTCGCGTGCTGCGTTCCATCACCGACAAGTCCGTCG
This window harbors:
- the rpsK gene encoding 30S ribosomal protein S11; this encodes MPPKTRAAAARKTNRRKVSKNIVAGQAHIKSTFNNTIVSITDPTGAVISWSSAGDMGFKGSRKSTPYAAQLAAEAAANRAKEHGVRKVDVFVKGPGSGRETAIRSLQAAGLEVGSIQDVTPVAHNGCRPPKRRRV
- a CDS encoding DNA-directed RNA polymerase subunit alpha → MLIAQRPTLTEEVVAPNRSRFTIEPLEPGFGYTMGNSLRRTLLSSIPGAAVTSVRIDGVLHEFSTVPGVTEDVTEIILNIKKLSISSENDEPVVAYLRKQGEGELTAGDIEVPAGVEIHNPELHLATLNASANFNAELVIERGRGYVTAAQNKVGDGEIGRIPVDSIYSPVLKVTFSVNATRVEQRTDFDSLTLDVETKEAIAPRDAVASAGSTLVELFGLARELNIAAEGIEVGPSPADESMAADLALPIEDLNMSVRSYNCLKREGIHTVGELVTRSEADLMDIRNFGAKSIDEVKAKLIELGLALKDSPPGFEPAARPLDDEDGSGE
- the rpsM gene encoding 30S ribosomal protein S13, which produces MARLAGVDIPREKRVEVALTYIYGVGKTRAHETLAATGVNPDTRVKDLTDQELVALRDFIEGNYKVEGDLRREVAADIRRKVEIGSYQGLRHRRGLPVHGQRTKTNARTRKGPKRTVAGKKK
- the infA gene encoding translation initiation factor IF-1, giving the protein MAKKDGVIEIEGSVVEALPNAMFRVELDNGHKVLAHISGKMRQHYIRILPEDRVVVELSPYDLSRGRIVYRYK
- the rlmN gene encoding 23S rRNA (adenine(2503)-C(2))-methyltransferase RlmN; translation: MSETLNSGEASAPAATKVPVEISNVRPAPGQIALKAPRRAKPPKHIADFDMAGRREFLKELGYQSFRASQLSKHYFERLVTDPAEMTDLPAKDREQMVAQAMPQLLTPVRTLEADGGDTLKVVHRLFDGALIESVIMRYDNRVTMCISSQAGCGMNCPFCATGQQGLTRNLSTAEIVEQVVAGARYLKQMKGLEEAEGGSEDTRPLRVSNIVFMGMGEALANYKATMGAVHRLIDPSPEGLGISARGLTMSTVGLVPGIRKFEMEKLPITLALSLHAPDDELRDELIPINQRWKVDETLDAAYDYYRTTGRRVSIEYALIRDINDQGWRADLLGKKLAQRGRGWVHVNPIPLNPTPGSKWTASRKGVEQNFVERLRAHGIPTTIRDTRGSDIDGACGQLAAKED
- the rpmJ gene encoding 50S ribosomal protein L36; translated protein: MKVKPSVKPICDKCKVIRRHGVVMVICENPRHKQRQG